The bacterium sequence CTTAACAAAATCACCGCCCCCGAACGCACACAAATAGTTGAGACACTAAAAGGCCTTCGCCTGAGTATCAGGGGAATGCGCCCAATAGATGAAGCTATCGTCACAGCCGGTGGGGTTTCAATCAAAGAAGTCGATCCCAAAACCATGATGTCAAAACTAGTCCCCGCCCTCTTCTTCGCTGGCGAAGTCCTAGACATCGATGCCGAAACCGGCGGCTACAACCTACAAGCTGCCTTTTCTACCGGCTATGTAGCAGGTAAGTCGGCAGCGAATTTTGGGGAGAAGTAGGGACAAGAGGGCTTTGCCATCTACGTGCTGAAGCTTTAGCGAAGGTACGTCACACAGAGCGAAGTCGTACTGCCTTCCGGAATACCTCACGCCTCAAAGGATTTAAGCTTTGAGTAAGTATTGGTTACCCCTCTCCGTGACACGTAGAGGGGCCTACAGAGTAGGGGGTGAGGTTCCGGTAGAGCCGTCTCTACGAGCAAAAACAAAGTCCCTCCCCTTAAATTAAAAAGGGAGGGACAAGATGCGTTTAGAAGTCTTCTGTTAGGATTTCGAAGAAGCCTTGGGGGTGGTTGCATAGTGAGCAGACACCGGGGGCTTCGGGTCCTTCGTGGATGTGTCCGCAGTTGCGGCATATCCACTTTTTGGTCTGGGCTTTCTTGAAGGTGCTACCGTTATTGATGCCTTCAAGCAACGCTTTGTAGCGGGCTTCATGATGAGATTCGACAGCGGCTATGGCTTCGAACATTTTAGCGATAAGATCGAAACCCTCTTCGCGTGCGATTTTGGCGAAACCGGGGTACATCGATGTCCACTCTTCGTTTTCGCCACCGGCGGCAGCTAGAAGGTTAGCGGCGGTATCACCCTTCAATCCGCCCAAGGCTTTCAATAAAAGCTTGGCATGTTCTTTCTCGTTATCCGCAGTTTCCAAAAACATAGCGGCTACCTGCTCGAAACCCGCCTTTTTCGCAACACTTGCGAAGTAAGTGTATTTATTGCGGGCTTGCGATTCTCCAGCGAAAGCGGCCTGTAGATTCTGTTCGGTTTTAGTTCCTTTGACGTCCATTTAACTAGCCTCCTCTTGGGCAGATGCCCTTAAAAAGATTCTACCACTGAGTGAACAATAACATAAAGGTAGCACGGCTAAATTTTTAAAAACAGGCGTAAAAAAATGGGCGTTGATGGATTTGAACCAACGACCCCTTCGTTGTCAACGAAGTGCTCTTCCCCTGAGCTAAACGCCCGTAACTAGTGATATTTAATTGTGAAGATAATGATACCTTCGAGGAGGCCAACTGTCAAGTAAAATGATTAAATAGCTTTTGCCGTTCGGTGTCTTTATCTGCCATACTTCAAGCATTAAACAGAGGTTGGCAGTTTGCCGACCGAATAAAGCAATTTTCATAAGGAGATAGACATGTCAAACGGACGTTTGAATCTATGCATGATTTCCGGTTCCTTTGAATACGATTCTGAGGAATCACTAGGTATTTTTAAAGAGTATGTCGAAAAGAATTTCCCCGTGGATGTTACGTTTATCGTTTACAAGGATGAACAGGACAATATATCTCTTGAGGCGTTAGAGACTACCGATGTGTTGTTAGTTTTCACCCGCAGACTCGAAACCAAGGATGCTGAACTGGAGCGATTCAAGAATTATTGTCTTGCGGGCAAGCCGATTGTCGGCATAAGAACCGCCAGCCATGCTTTCCAGAACTGGCTTGATTTCGATAAGGTGGTACTTGGCGGCAATTATCAAGGCCATTATGGCCATGGGCCGAAGGCTCCTGTTACTTTCTCTGAAGCAGGGAAGAAGCATCCTGTGTTGGATAGTGTCAAAGAGTTCTCCTCTCACGGCAGCCTTTATGCCAACACGCCCATCGCTGATGACACAACGTTGCTGATGACTGCTGATAACTCCGAGCATGTTGAGCCGGTGTCTTGGGTTCGCTTGAATAATGGCGGTCGAACGTTTTATACCTCACTTGGCCATCAGGATGATTTCCGAGAGCCTGATTTCCTACGCATGATTGCCAATGCTGCCCTTTGGGCCGGCGGAAAGCTGTAGGTTAGTCTTTCTGGTTGATGTGGCCCGGGGTTTTTATTCCGGGCTTTCTATGTGTAGGTATTAACTTCTTTGTCAAGCGATGAGTTAGGGGAGACGAATTTGGGGCAGTCGGACGCGGTGTTAAAGCCGGGGCTGACGCCGCCGCGTATTTCGCCCTTCTACTCATTGACCTTTCGTAATTTTCGGCTGTTCTTCATCGGTCAGCTTATTTCTGTTGCTGGGACATGGATGCAGGCTGTTGCGCAGCAGTGGTTGGTATATGACCTGACTCACCAGGCGAGATGGCTTGGAATTCTATCCGGCGCAAGCGCAATTCCTTATGTCCTCTTTGCGATGTCCGGGGGCGCAGTGGCTGATCGCTTTCCTCGTCGTACGATTTTAGTTTGGACGCAGACTATTCAGATGATACTTGCGTTCATTCTTGCAATTCTTGCCACCAATCGCTGGATTGCTCTAAGTCCATTGCATATCGTCGCTCTTGCGGCTGTTGGCGGGATTGTCAACGCCTATAATATGCCGGCTCAACAAGCGTTTGTGTCGGATATGGTTGATGACCCGCGCGCTCTTGGCAACGCCATCGCTCTCAATTCATTCAGGTTCAATATGGCTCGCTTTTTGGGGCCGATTATGGCAGGGGTTGTGCTCGTTAAATATGGCCCATCCGCTTGTTTTACCGTTAATGGCCTCAGCTTTCTTGCGGTTATAGTCTCGCTAATGATGATGAGAATGCCCCGGTTCATCAGGCATGAGCATGCGGTTTCGTTGTGGGAAGGTCTTCGGTTTATTTGGGAAACTAAAAGTGTGCTGCGAGTAGTGATCTTAGTTGGGGTTGGGGCAATTTTTCTTTGGTCGGTTTCTACGCTCTATCCTGTATTTGCTGCAAGATTTAATGTTGGAGCTAAAGGCTTTAGCACGATGGTTGCGGCTAATGGAGTTGGCGCTGCTTTGGGTGGGCTTCTATTGACGTTAATGGGTGATCGTTTGCCGCGCCTGTGGCAAATTTATGGCGGTGGATTGCTATTCTGTTTTGCAGTTCTTTGTTTATCTTTTGCACCGACTTTTCAAATCGTTCTTATCATATTGGTCATCAGCGGCATTTCGATGATTACTTTCAATATCAGCGCGAACACGAAGGTTCAAGAAGAAGTTCCCAATGCCCTCAGAGGTCGGGTGATGGCAGTATATACACTAGTTTTTCAAGGTTTTATGCCGATTGGGGGACTTGAAATCGGTTTTATGGCTGACCGTATAGGCGCTATTCCTTCTGTGCGTATCAATGCCTCGATTGGACTAACGGTTTTACTTCTAATCATCTTCTGGCGTTTATTCGAGCGAAAGCGTTCGAGTGTGACGATCTAACAAGTTTTGTTCAAAAATTAAAAATAAAAAGTTTGTATTTTTGCCTGAGGAAGGCTGTTTTGGCTTGAAAATGACTTTCTACATTGATGATCAAAGCCAGGCTGTGGCGGAAAGAGGGCATTTTAGGGTATAATTTTTATAATTAGGTCTGCGCGATTCAACGACCTCCGAACCTTTATTCCGTGTTGATCCACAATAGAAGTAGTTCAGAGTGCTTTTTGCTTCGCAACTCGACAGCATCAG is a genomic window containing:
- a CDS encoding ThuA domain-containing protein, which gives rise to MSNGRLNLCMISGSFEYDSEESLGIFKEYVEKNFPVDVTFIVYKDEQDNISLEALETTDVLLVFTRRLETKDAELERFKNYCLAGKPIVGIRTASHAFQNWLDFDKVVLGGNYQGHYGHGPKAPVTFSEAGKKHPVLDSVKEFSSHGSLYANTPIADDTTLLMTADNSEHVEPVSWVRLNNGGRTFYTSLGHQDDFREPDFLRMIANAALWAGGKL
- a CDS encoding rubrerythrin family protein, whose protein sequence is MDVKGTKTEQNLQAAFAGESQARNKYTYFASVAKKAGFEQVAAMFLETADNEKEHAKLLLKALGGLKGDTAANLLAAAGGENEEWTSMYPGFAKIAREEGFDLIAKMFEAIAAVESHHEARYKALLEGINNGSTFKKAQTKKWICRNCGHIHEGPEAPGVCSLCNHPQGFFEILTEDF
- a CDS encoding MFS transporter, with the protein product MSSDELGETNLGQSDAVLKPGLTPPRISPFYSLTFRNFRLFFIGQLISVAGTWMQAVAQQWLVYDLTHQARWLGILSGASAIPYVLFAMSGGAVADRFPRRTILVWTQTIQMILAFILAILATNRWIALSPLHIVALAAVGGIVNAYNMPAQQAFVSDMVDDPRALGNAIALNSFRFNMARFLGPIMAGVVLVKYGPSACFTVNGLSFLAVIVSLMMMRMPRFIRHEHAVSLWEGLRFIWETKSVLRVVILVGVGAIFLWSVSTLYPVFAARFNVGAKGFSTMVAANGVGAALGGLLLTLMGDRLPRLWQIYGGGLLFCFAVLCLSFAPTFQIVLIILVISGISMITFNISANTKVQEEVPNALRGRVMAVYTLVFQGFMPIGGLEIGFMADRIGAIPSVRINASIGLTVLLLIIFWRLFERKRSSVTI